In Chryseobacterium oryzae, the genomic stretch TCCGCTACGTCTGTAGACAGGGCAAACATTCATACAAGCACCACATCTAATGCATTTTAGAGACTCCCAAAACTTGTCCAATGAAAGCCTTTTGCTGCGTCCGTTATCTGTTAAAACCACATGCATTTCTGTCCCTTTTCTCGGTCCCGAAAAATGCGAGGTATATTGTGTGGCGGGTGTTCCCAAAGCACTTCTTGACAATAGTCTGATAAACACACCCAAATCTTCTTTCTTCGGCAGAATTTTCTCTATACCGATACTGGCAATATGCAACGGCGGAATGCTTGCGGTAAGGTCGGCATTTCCCTCGTTGGTACAAACGACAAAACTACCTGTCTCTGCAATGGCGAAATTGGCACCGGTCATCCCTGCATCAGCTACAAGAAACTTTGGTCTGGCATTATTCCGCATTGCTTCGGTAAGAGAATTTTCGTCATTATCATTGGGATCTGTTCCTATCTTTTCTGCAAATAGTTTGGCAATATCATCGGTTGTTTTCTGGATAGCCGGCATCACAATATGACTTGGTCTTTCGTTGGAAAGCTGCTGAATCCTTTCGCCCAAATCGGTCTCCAGAACATCGATTCCTTTTTTCTCGAGGAAGGGCGTCATGCCACATTCTTCCTGTAGCATCGATTTGCTTTTGATGATGCGTTTTACATCATGAGAATTCAGAATATCATACACAATGGCATTGTGCTCATCGGCATCCTTGGCAAAATGAACTTTGATGCCATTTTCTTCTGCCTTCGTCACAAACTCATCAATATAATGATCGAGATGCGTAAGTGTATGCTCTTTGATTTGTGAGGCCAGATTTCTTAGCTCTTCCCACTCCGGGATTTCGGATGCCACTTTGCCCCGTTTCATCACGGCATTCCAAAGATTTTTATCGTGCGCCGCTTCGTGTATATCATCCTGCTTGATGAATTTGCGTGCGTTATCTTCTATATTAATTCTTCCCATTGTTGATTTAATTAAAAAGGTCCGTTATTAAGAACCTGAGCAATGTGTACAAACTTAAGATTCGATTTTTCCCTTTTAGCAATGCCTTCCTGATGCATCAGACAAGACATATCTGGCGAAACCACATATTCTACCTCATGTTTGGTATAATCTGCAACTTTATCCTGACCCATTTTGGCACTCACGGCTTCGTCGGTTACACAAAACGTACCGCCAAAACCGCAACATTCTTCTGGTCGGTCTATGGTTTCTATTTTAACGCCGGACACTTGTTTCAAAAGATCTTCAGTTTTGTTGAAGTAAGGCTCTTGCCACTCAAAACGGGATGCTACGTGGAGCCCACGGATAGAGCTGCAGGAGTTATGGATAGCAACGGTATGCTGAAAATCTGCCCACGGAAAATCTTTGACTTTGAGAACATCGTGGATAAACTCCACCAGTTCTATGGTTTTGTGACGGATTTGCGTTACGGTATCGGTCTGAGGAATGGCATCCATATGAAATTTAACGTGCTTTACGCAACTGCCTGCCGGCCCAACAATATAATCGAAATCGAGGTCTTTAAAATTTTCACAAAACTGGGTTTCTGTTCTCACAGAATGCTTTTGGTCTCCCTCGTTGGCCATTGGCTGTCCGCAACATGTTTGCTGAAGTGGTACTATTACTTCTACTCCCAATTTCTCTAACAACTCCAAAGTGGCAATACCTACATTAGGATAAATTAGGTCTATATAACAGGGAATAAATAAGGCTACTTTCATTATTTATTATAATTTGAAGTTCAAATTTATAAACTAATATTTGTTTAAGCTGTTTCAAAAATTAAGAAATAGCCTTTCCCATCTCAATTTGTATTGAGTAAAAATAATTGCCATCAAAAAAATTTCAAGAGACTATTTGATAACTTATTTTAAGGCATATTAGTAATAAATGACAACAAAAATGGTCGGAAATAATCCGACCATTATAATTTACAGAACTTTATATTCCGTTTCTTTACTCTTTCTCCGTGTCTATCATCTTACCATCCAGATGTTTTATAAATGTAATTAACATTTTTAGCCTGTCCTTGTCCATAGGCAACTCCTATATCTCTTATAGATTTCAGTCTGTCTTTTTCGAGGCCAATTTCTTTATCTACCTTAAATTTCCACTCACGCCCATCTATTTCTATCACTCTTTTACCTACTTTATTTGCAAAAGCACTCACTTCTTTAAAGCAAGTTGCTCTAGGATCTATTCCTGATAAAATTTCTGCAACAACATTTGCTCCGTCGGATGTAGGGTTAGAATTCCAATAATTTTGTGCATCTGCAAGTTTAATTTTACATTCACCATTAATTTTATTCCTATACATTTGGTCTACTGAAGCTAATGCTTTGTCGTAACAGCTTGAAGATTCGGGAATTCCTGTAAGCATATAAAGTGCTTCATCAAACTGACTTTGATTTTCCAGCATTTTTGCTTCTTTTAAAACGGAGCTGCATCTATTATTATAATAATTGATTATCTGCTTTTTACCATTTGCTACAAAACTTTGAAATTCTGCCTCATTGAATTTAATATTTTTAAATGCGTTGATAATAGCCTTTGTTTCATTAGACCCAA encodes the following:
- a CDS encoding lactate utilization protein B, with the protein product MGRINIEDNARKFIKQDDIHEAAHDKNLWNAVMKRGKVASEIPEWEELRNLASQIKEHTLTHLDHYIDEFVTKAEENGIKVHFAKDADEHNAIVYDILNSHDVKRIIKSKSMLQEECGMTPFLEKKGIDVLETDLGERIQQLSNERPSHIVMPAIQKTTDDIAKLFAEKIGTDPNDNDENSLTEAMRNNARPKFLVADAGMTGANFAIAETGSFVVCTNEGNADLTASIPPLHIASIGIEKILPKKEDLGVFIRLLSRSALGTPATQYTSHFSGPRKGTEMHVVLTDNGRSKRLSLDKFWESLKCIRCGACMNVCPVYRRSGGLSYGATYSGPIGIILDPTFDMDMYSELPFHSSLCGSCTEICPVHINISDQILEWRKVMMENKKTPFGRRLAFAAADRLLGSPKAFEKMEKTAFNMLNILPKSILENSKLDPWVEDRELPDVKKETFRDWYKKNRSKND
- a CDS encoding (Fe-S)-binding protein, producing the protein MKVALFIPCYIDLIYPNVGIATLELLEKLGVEVIVPLQQTCCGQPMANEGDQKHSVRTETQFCENFKDLDFDYIVGPAGSCVKHVKFHMDAIPQTDTVTQIRHKTIELVEFIHDVLKVKDFPWADFQHTVAIHNSCSSIRGLHVASRFEWQEPYFNKTEDLLKQVSGVKIETIDRPEECCGFGGTFCVTDEAVSAKMGQDKVADYTKHEVEYVVSPDMSCLMHQEGIAKREKSNLKFVHIAQVLNNGPF